The Polyangium aurulentum genomic interval CCAAGCCCACGGACAACGAGGAATGGAAGAGCTTCGAGTACGGCACCCCCGACGCCTACCAGTTCTATCTCGATCTCGGCCCGCTCGCCGAGGTCGCCGACAAGCGCTTCAAAGGCGAGGTCGCCTTCTGGAAGGACATGGTCGCGCACCCCAATTACGACGAGTACTGGAAAGCGCGTAACATCTTGCCGCACCTGAAGAACATCAAGGCGGCCGTGATGGTGGTCGGCGGCTGGTTCGACACCGAGGATCTCTATGGTCCGCTCAATACCTACCGCGCCATCGAGGAGCAGAACCCGCGGATCAAGAATTCGCTGGTCATGGGGCCGTGGCAGCACGGCGGCTGGGGCACCCCCGGAGAGAAGCTCGGCGAGGCGGAGTTCGGCTTTCAAACGTCGCGCCTCTTCCAGGCCTACGAGCTCGCCTTTTTCAAGCACCACCTGAAGGACGGCCCCGATCCGGAGCTGCCCGAGGCGCTCGTCTTCGAGACCGGCGCCAATCGCTTCCGCAAGCTCGACGCCTGGCCGCCCAAGGGCGTGCGCGAGGCCAAGCTCTACCTGCAAAAAGGCGGCGGCCTGTCCTTCGAGGCGCCCGGCGACGGGGAGGCGACGTTCGACGAATACCTGAGCGACCCGAACAAGCCCGTACCGTACACGCAGACCCTGGAGCAGCACTGGTCCACCGAATACATGACCGAGGACCAGCGCTTCGCCTCCCGCCGCCCCGACGTGCTCGTCTATCAGACCGCGCCGCTCGAGCGCGACGTCACGCTCGCCGGGCCCCTCGAGGCGGAGCTGTTCGTGAGCACCACCGGGACCGATGCGGACTGGGTGGTCAAGCTCATCGACGTCAACCCGGGCGAGATGCCGGGTTGGTCCGAGCGGAAAGAGGCGGCGGGCGAGAAGAATCGCGGGGGGCAGCACCTGCTCGTGCGCGGCGAGCCGTTCCGCGGGCGCTTCCGCGAGAGCTACGAGACTCCCAAGCCCTTCGCCCCCGGCGAGGTCACGCCCGTCAAATTCGCGGTGAACGACGTCTTCCACACGTTCAAGCGCGGCCACCGGATCATGATCCAGATCCAGTCGTCTTGGTTTCCGTTCATCGATCGCAACCCGCAGACGTTCGTGCCAAGCATCTTCGAGGCGAAGCCGAGCGACTTCGTCAAGGCGACCCACCGCGTCTACCGCGCCCCGGCCACGGCGAGCGCGCTCGAAGTCCGGATTCTGCCCTCGCCCGACGAATAGCGACCAGGCGGCTTTAGCGGATCCTCTCCGTGCAAGGTGGCGCGGGGCACGTATAGTGAGCGGGGATGGCGAACCGCTGGACGCTCGATCCCGATCGCTTCTTCGCCGCCGAGCCCTCGCAGCGCGCGGCGGCGCAAAGGCTCTACGCGCTCGTGCGTGACGAGCCGATCGTGAGCCCCCACGGCCACGTCGATCCGGCCCTGCTCGCCGATCCAGGCGCGCGGTTCGGCTCGCCCGCCGAGCTGTTCGTGATCCCGGATCACTACGTTTGCCGCATGATCCACAGCCAGGGCGTGCCCATGGAGGCCCTGGGGATCCCGACGCGCGACGGCTCGCCGTACGAGCGGGACCCCCGAAAGATCTGGCAGAGGTTCGCGGAGGGGTTTCATCTCTTCCGCGGTACGCCGAGCGGCATCTGGCTCGCGGACGCGCTCATCCATATCTTCGGCGTGACCGAGCGGCTCGACGGCGCGAGCGCCCAGCGGGTCTACGATCACCTCGCCGAGCGCCTCGAGAGCCCGGAGTTCTCCCCCCGCGCGCTCTTCGAGCGGTTCCGCATTCGCGTGCTCTGCACGACCGACGCGGCGGGCGACACGCTCGACCACCACCGCCGCATGCGGGCCGAGGGTTTTTCAGGCGACATCCGCCCCACGTTCCGGCCCGACGCGGTCGTCCACCTCGACGGATGGCAATGGCGCTCCGAGCTCGATCGGCTGTCCCAGGCGTCGGGGATCGACATCACCTCGTACGGCCATTACATCCGGGCGCTCGAGGGGCGGCGGGCCGTCTTCAAGGAGCTCGGCGCGACGGCCACGGACCACGGCCATTTCAGGCCGCGGGCCGAGCGGTTGAGCCTCCCCGAGGCCGGGCGGATCTTCGATCGCGCCCTGCGTGGCGAGGCGACCGCCGAGGACGCCGCGCGCTTCTCGGCGCACATGCTCATGGAAATGGCCCGCATGAGCGTGGAGGACGGCCTGGTCATGCAGCTCCACGCGGGCAGCCTGCGCAATCACCACGGCGCGCTCTTCACGCGCTTCGGCCCCGATCGCGGCGCGGACATCCCCGTCGCCGTCGAGTGGACCGAGAGCCTGCGGCCCTTGCTCGAGGCCCATGGCGACGATCCGCGCTTCCGGCTCCTGCTCTTCACGCTCGACGAGAGCACCTACAGCCGCGAGCTCGCCCCGCTCGCCGGCTATTACCCCGCCGTGCTGCTCGGGCCGCCCTGGTGGTTCCTCGACAGCCCGAACGGCATGCGGCGCTATCTCGATCTCGTCACCGAGACGGCGGGCTTCTACAACACGGCCGGCTTCACCGACGACACGCGCGCGTTCTGCTCGATCCCGGCGCGCCACGACGTCTGGCGCCGCGTGACCGCGAATTTCCTCGCGGAGCTTCTGGTGCAGGGGCGCATCGGGGAGGACGAGGCGGCGGAGTTCGTGCGCGAATACGCCGTCGGGCTCGCGGAGCGCGCGTATCGGCTGGGGGCCGAGGGGCGATGAACGTGAAAGAGCTGTTCGATCTGCGCGGAGAGGTCGCCGTCGTCACGGGCGGCAGCGGCGGCCTCGGGGGGCTCATGGCCCGCACCCTGGCCGGAGCGGGCGCGCACGTGGCCGTGATTGCGCGCAGGCCCGACCCTTGCGAGGAGGTCGTCCGCGAGATCAAGGCCGCGGGCGGCAATGCCCTCGCGGTGGGCTGCGACGTGCTCGATCTGGGGGCGCTCGAGGCCGCGCGCGCCAGGATCGCCGAGGCGCTCGGCCCGCCCAGCATTCTCGTCAACGGCGCGGGCGGCAATCGCCCCGAGGCAACGACGGGCCCGAGCCGCAGCGTGTTCGAACTCGATCCGGCGGCGATCTCCGAGGTCTTCGATCTGAACGTGCAGGGCACGCTGCGCCCCTGCCAGGTCTTCGGGCGCGCGATGGCCGAGAGGCGCCGCGGCTGCATCATCAACATCTCCTCGATGAGCGCCTCGCGCCCGCTCACGCGCGTGGCGGCTTATGGCGCAGCGAAGGCCGCGATCGACAACCTCACCCGCTGGCTCGCGGTCCACATGGCCAAGGAGTACGGCCCGGGGATCCGCGTCAATGCCATCGCGCCGGGCTTCTTCTTGACCGACCAGAATCGATTCCTGCTCACGTCGCGCGACTCGGGCGAGCTGACGGAGCGGGGGCGCACGATCGTGGAGCATACGCCCATGGGGCGGCTCGGCGCGGCCGAGGATCTGGCCGGCGCGCTCCTGTGGCTGGCGAGCCCGGCCTCGGCGTTCGTCACGGGCGTGGTGGTGCCGGTGGACGGCGGTTTTTCCGCATTCAGCGGGGTGTAGCGCATGCTTTACGGTCACGGCTCGGCCGAGCGGCCTCTCGATGAATCGGACGTCGCGAAGATCCTCGCGGAGGCGCTCTCCGCGCTGCCCGTGGATGGCAAGCGGCTGCTCGTCATCATCCCCGACGCGACGCGGACCGCGCCGATCGCGCTCCTGTTCCGCGAGCTGTACGCGCTGCTCGGGGAGCGCGTCGCGCGCCTCGATTACCTGATCGCCCTCGGGACGCACCCGCCGATGGATGACGCCGCCATCGACAAGCTCGTCGGCGCGGACGGGCCGGGGCGGCGGGCGTCGAACGTCGCGATCTTCAATCACGCCTGGGACGACCCCTCGCACCTCGCCACGGTGGGCGTGATCGGCGAGGCGGAGATGGGCGAGCTCACGGGCGGGCTCTTGCCGATCGAGACGCCGGTGCGCATCAACCGCAGGATCTTCGATTACGATCAGATCCTCCTCTGCGGCCCGGTCTTCCCGCACGAGGTGGCGGGCTTCTCGGGCGGGGCGAAGTATCTCTACCCCGGCATCGCGGGGCCGGAGATCATCAACACGACGCACTGGCTCGGCGCGCTCCAGACGAGCATCGCCACCATCGGCGTCAAGGACACGCAGGTGCGAAGGGTCCTGCATCGGGCCGCGGAGTTCGTGAAAGTCCCGGTCCTCTGCGC includes:
- a CDS encoding CocE/NonD family hydrolase, giving the protein MSLLKHAPTLGLLSLLAGCQNNAPQGQSLAPVPAAPAPPAHTSAAHGEPPNWAERVAFNRANYTKYEYRIPMRDGVRLFTSVYVPNDAGPKKQYPFLMQRTPYTVGPYGVDRYKGAFSSESFEKEGFIFVFQDVRGQHMSEGQFVDVRPHNPDKRSKTDIDESSDTYDTIEWLVKNVPYNNGRVGQKGVSYPGFYTSMGIIDSHPALKAASPQAPVADWFRGDDFHRHGAFNVQMAFAFFSGFGVARPKPTDNEEWKSFEYGTPDAYQFYLDLGPLAEVADKRFKGEVAFWKDMVAHPNYDEYWKARNILPHLKNIKAAVMVVGGWFDTEDLYGPLNTYRAIEEQNPRIKNSLVMGPWQHGGWGTPGEKLGEAEFGFQTSRLFQAYELAFFKHHLKDGPDPELPEALVFETGANRFRKLDAWPPKGVREAKLYLQKGGGLSFEAPGDGEATFDEYLSDPNKPVPYTQTLEQHWSTEYMTEDQRFASRRPDVLVYQTAPLERDVTLAGPLEAELFVSTTGTDADWVVKLIDVNPGEMPGWSERKEAAGEKNRGGQHLLVRGEPFRGRFRESYETPKPFAPGEVTPVKFAVNDVFHTFKRGHRIMIQIQSSWFPFIDRNPQTFVPSIFEAKPSDFVKATHRVYRAPATASALEVRILPSPDE
- a CDS encoding lactate racemase domain-containing protein, which codes for MLYGHGSAERPLDESDVAKILAEALSALPVDGKRLLVIIPDATRTAPIALLFRELYALLGERVARLDYLIALGTHPPMDDAAIDKLVGADGPGRRASNVAIFNHAWDDPSHLATVGVIGEAEMGELTGGLLPIETPVRINRRIFDYDQILLCGPVFPHEVAGFSGGAKYLYPGIAGPEIINTTHWLGALQTSIATIGVKDTQVRRVLHRAAEFVKVPVLCAALVMRGTDLHGLYVGPHAQAWSTAADLSGELNIVRTGRRFSRVLSMPSSKYTDLWTAAKAMYKTEAIVEDGGEVVIFAPNLGEVSVTHGALIDRVGYHVRDYFLGQWERFRDVPLSVLAHSTHVRGTGGYDVASGVERPRIAVTLATGIPEERCRRISLGYADHRQIDPEAWMGREDEGIFVVRNAGEVLYRP
- the uxaC gene encoding glucuronate isomerase, with amino-acid sequence MANRWTLDPDRFFAAEPSQRAAAQRLYALVRDEPIVSPHGHVDPALLADPGARFGSPAELFVIPDHYVCRMIHSQGVPMEALGIPTRDGSPYERDPRKIWQRFAEGFHLFRGTPSGIWLADALIHIFGVTERLDGASAQRVYDHLAERLESPEFSPRALFERFRIRVLCTTDAAGDTLDHHRRMRAEGFSGDIRPTFRPDAVVHLDGWQWRSELDRLSQASGIDITSYGHYIRALEGRRAVFKELGATATDHGHFRPRAERLSLPEAGRIFDRALRGEATAEDAARFSAHMLMEMARMSVEDGLVMQLHAGSLRNHHGALFTRFGPDRGADIPVAVEWTESLRPLLEAHGDDPRFRLLLFTLDESTYSRELAPLAGYYPAVLLGPPWWFLDSPNGMRRYLDLVTETAGFYNTAGFTDDTRAFCSIPARHDVWRRVTANFLAELLVQGRIGEDEAAEFVREYAVGLAERAYRLGAEGR
- a CDS encoding SDR family oxidoreductase; translated protein: MNVKELFDLRGEVAVVTGGSGGLGGLMARTLAGAGAHVAVIARRPDPCEEVVREIKAAGGNALAVGCDVLDLGALEAARARIAEALGPPSILVNGAGGNRPEATTGPSRSVFELDPAAISEVFDLNVQGTLRPCQVFGRAMAERRRGCIINISSMSASRPLTRVAAYGAAKAAIDNLTRWLAVHMAKEYGPGIRVNAIAPGFFLTDQNRFLLTSRDSGELTERGRTIVEHTPMGRLGAAEDLAGALLWLASPASAFVTGVVVPVDGGFSAFSGV